A single genomic interval of Zobellia nedashkovskayae harbors:
- the pdxH gene encoding pyridoxamine 5'-phosphate oxidase: MQKDLGDYRKSYEKSALLEGSISDNPMELFQKWFYETEAADGVDEPNAMTISTIGLDGYPKSRVVLLKKFTYEGFIFYTNYNSEKGKAIAANPNVCISFFWPNMERQIIIKGKAEKVAENLSDGYFESRPEGSKLGALVSPQSSVISSREVLENSLKKLEDEYENKEVLRPDNWGGYIIKPQSMEFWQGRPNRLHDRIRYALIDNLDWKMERLAP; this comes from the coding sequence ATGCAAAAAGATTTAGGAGATTACCGAAAATCATATGAAAAAAGCGCCCTTTTGGAGGGTTCTATTTCTGACAATCCAATGGAATTATTTCAGAAATGGTTCTATGAAACCGAAGCAGCGGACGGAGTAGATGAGCCTAATGCAATGACCATTTCTACTATTGGTTTGGATGGCTATCCCAAAAGCAGGGTAGTGCTATTGAAAAAGTTTACCTACGAAGGATTTATCTTTTATACAAACTATAACAGCGAGAAGGGTAAAGCCATTGCTGCTAATCCTAATGTGTGTATTTCTTTCTTTTGGCCTAATATGGAAAGGCAGATTATTATAAAGGGTAAAGCCGAAAAAGTAGCAGAAAATTTATCTGATGGTTATTTTGAGTCACGCCCAGAGGGTAGTAAGTTGGGTGCCTTGGTTTCTCCGCAAAGTTCTGTTATTTCTTCTAGGGAGGTTTTAGAGAATAGTTTGAAGAAATTAGAGGACGAATACGAGAATAAAGAGGTTTTACGGCCAGATAATTGGGGCGGATACATTATTAAACCTCAATCTATGGAGTTCTGGCAGGGAAGACCAAATCGCTTGCATGATCGTATTAGATACGCTTTGATAGATAATTTAGATTGGAAAATGGAACGTTTGGCACCTTGA
- a CDS encoding SixA phosphatase family protein, translated as MKTLIMVRHGKSSWDYSVSDKDRPLQERGVNDALLVSSEFKSQTQKVDAIFSSPANRALHTCMIFVRQLNLPLSSVQIKNELYDFSGESVFEFISNLDESLDSVLIFGHNHAFTHVANSLGNSYIDNVTTSGLVHLNFNVDNWNLVEKGTTKQTIFPKDLR; from the coding sequence ATGAAAACATTGATAATGGTCAGGCATGGCAAATCTTCCTGGGATTATTCGGTGAGTGATAAAGATCGGCCGCTTCAGGAAAGAGGGGTGAACGATGCTCTTTTAGTATCCTCGGAATTTAAATCTCAAACCCAAAAAGTAGATGCTATTTTCTCAAGTCCTGCTAATAGGGCGTTACATACCTGTATGATTTTTGTTAGGCAGCTAAACCTACCGTTGTCTTCCGTACAAATAAAAAACGAGTTGTATGATTTTTCGGGAGAATCCGTTTTCGAATTTATATCAAATCTTGATGAATCCTTAGATTCAGTACTGATTTTTGGGCATAATCATGCTTTTACACATGTTGCCAATTCTTTGGGAAATTCCTATATTGACAACGTAACCACCAGTGGGCTGGTACATCTGAATTTCAATGTTGATAATTGGAATTTAGTTGAAAAAGGAACAACCAAACAGACAATTTTCCCGAAAGACCTTAGATAA
- the ppk1 gene encoding polyphosphate kinase 1 has translation MIKTKTRYINREISWLRFNERVLQECEDENVPLIERLRFLGIFSNNLDEFFKVRYATVKRIFEAGKSGKSVLGGEKAKDLLVEITKFVIEQQRKSVEILKNIENELEEQDIYLLNENELSEKQGEFARSYFNEKVSPQLMTIILNDLAEFPMLKDTAAYLAVKMVLKSDDHTKLTYEKREKRYALIEIPKGIDRFVVLPKEGNKNYIIILDDVIRYCMDSVFPMFDYKSISSHMIKITRDAELDIDNDLSKSFIEKIYSSVEHRKISDPVRFVYDKNIEADTLDFLKDKMGIEDADSVIPGGRYHNKRDYMSFPSLGRQDLMYDKIVPLPVKGLSLEGSLLEKIAEKDYLQYTPYQTFAYVLKFLREAALDPKVKAIKITVYRLANDSQVAACLSNAVKNGKQVTLQIELRARFDEQANIRYAEELQAEGVKLIFGVPGLKVHSKICMIEREENGIIKRYGFISTGNFNESTAKIYTDYTLFTANEPILKELNKVFDFFETTYKINKYRHLIVSPHYTKSFFLKLIDKEILNAKAGKEAFIKIKMNSFTSYKMIDKLYEASNAGVRIQLIVRGICCLIPGIEGMSENIEAISIVDKFLEHPRIFIFCNDGDTRVFISSADFMTRNLENRVEVGCPIYDEDVKKELLDTYEISWNDNVKARVFNEEQDNAYRVNDKPKLRSQFATYDYYKNKLDADTPIVE, from the coding sequence ATGATAAAGACTAAAACTAGATATATAAACAGAGAGATAAGTTGGTTACGTTTTAACGAAAGGGTGCTTCAAGAGTGCGAGGATGAAAACGTTCCGTTAATTGAACGTCTCCGTTTTTTGGGTATTTTTTCTAATAACCTAGATGAGTTCTTTAAGGTCCGGTACGCCACTGTAAAACGTATTTTTGAAGCGGGAAAATCTGGTAAAAGTGTTTTGGGTGGTGAAAAGGCCAAAGATTTACTAGTGGAAATTACCAAGTTCGTTATAGAGCAACAGCGTAAAAGTGTTGAGATACTCAAGAACATTGAAAACGAACTGGAAGAACAAGATATCTACTTGTTGAATGAAAATGAACTTTCTGAAAAGCAAGGAGAGTTCGCCAGAAGCTACTTTAATGAAAAAGTGAGTCCCCAGCTCATGACCATTATCTTAAATGATTTGGCAGAATTTCCTATGTTGAAGGATACAGCTGCTTATTTGGCTGTAAAAATGGTGTTGAAGAGTGATGATCACACTAAACTTACCTATGAGAAAAGAGAGAAAAGATACGCTTTAATTGAGATTCCAAAAGGTATAGATCGTTTTGTGGTACTTCCTAAAGAAGGTAATAAAAATTACATCATTATTTTAGATGATGTAATTAGGTATTGTATGGATAGCGTTTTTCCAATGTTTGATTACAAGTCCATTTCTTCTCATATGATCAAGATTACGCGAGATGCAGAACTTGATATAGATAATGATTTAAGTAAGAGTTTTATTGAGAAAATTTACTCTAGTGTAGAGCACAGAAAAATTAGTGATCCAGTACGTTTTGTCTATGACAAGAATATAGAAGCGGATACGTTAGATTTTCTAAAGGATAAAATGGGAATTGAAGATGCGGATAGTGTTATTCCTGGAGGAAGGTATCATAACAAGAGGGATTACATGAGCTTTCCTAGTTTGGGGAGACAAGATCTAATGTATGATAAGATAGTTCCGCTACCGGTAAAAGGGCTAAGTCTAGAAGGCAGTCTTTTAGAGAAAATAGCGGAGAAAGATTATTTGCAATACACACCATACCAAACGTTTGCCTATGTATTGAAATTCTTACGAGAGGCAGCTCTTGATCCAAAAGTAAAAGCGATTAAAATTACAGTTTATCGTCTTGCTAATGATTCTCAAGTAGCGGCATGTCTTTCAAACGCCGTAAAAAATGGGAAACAGGTAACCTTGCAGATAGAATTACGTGCACGTTTTGATGAGCAGGCTAACATTAGATATGCAGAAGAACTTCAGGCAGAAGGAGTGAAACTTATTTTTGGTGTGCCTGGTCTAAAAGTGCATAGTAAAATATGTATGATTGAGCGGGAAGAGAACGGAATTATAAAACGTTATGGTTTTATAAGTACGGGTAACTTTAACGAATCAACAGCAAAAATTTATACAGATTACACATTGTTCACGGCAAACGAGCCTATTTTAAAAGAATTGAACAAGGTTTTCGATTTCTTTGAAACTACATACAAAATCAACAAGTACAGGCATTTAATAGTGTCTCCGCATTACACTAAATCTTTCTTTCTTAAACTGATTGATAAAGAAATTTTGAATGCTAAGGCGGGTAAGGAGGCTTTCATCAAAATAAAGATGAATAGCTTTACTTCGTACAAGATGATAGATAAATTGTATGAGGCCAGTAACGCCGGTGTTAGGATACAATTGATTGTACGCGGTATTTGTTGTTTGATTCCTGGTATAGAAGGGATGAGCGAAAATATTGAAGCAATCAGTATTGTCGATAAATTTCTAGAACATCCACGCATATTTATTTTCTGTAATGACGGAGATACACGCGTATTTATCTCGTCGGCAGATTTCATGACTCGTAACCTAGAGAATAGGGTAGAGGTAGGTTGTCCTATTTACGATGAAGATGTAAAAAAGGAATTGTTGGATACCTATGAAATCTCTTGGAACGATAATGTTAAAGCCAGGGTTTTCAATGAAGAGCAGGATAATGCATATCGTGTAAACGATAAGCCCAAGTTAAGGTCTCAGTTTGCTACGTATGATTATTATAAAAATAAATTAGACGCCGATACTCCTATCGTAGAGTAA
- the miaE gene encoding tRNA-(ms[2]io[6]A)-hydroxylase, whose translation MLGLKLPTDPRWVNIVEKNIDEILTDHAYCEQKAASTAISLIISFPEYTELVEEMIALSREEMAHFKMVHDRITDRGQTLGRDRKDEYVLQLIKFFPKGGSRTTQLVHRLLYAALIEARSCERFRLLSEELEDKELAEFYHKLMVSEAGHYTMFLQFARQYGNRTEVDKKWQELLDYESGIMKNLGNKESIHG comes from the coding sequence ATGCTAGGCCTGAAGTTACCAACTGATCCAAGATGGGTGAATATTGTTGAGAAAAACATAGATGAAATTTTAACGGACCATGCGTACTGTGAGCAAAAAGCAGCAAGCACAGCCATATCATTAATTATAAGTTTTCCGGAATATACAGAGCTCGTAGAGGAGATGATCGCACTTTCTAGAGAAGAAATGGCCCATTTTAAAATGGTACATGACCGAATTACGGACAGAGGACAAACTTTAGGGCGTGACAGAAAGGACGAATACGTACTTCAGTTGATTAAATTCTTCCCAAAAGGCGGAAGCCGCACGACCCAATTGGTTCATCGTCTTTTGTATGCCGCATTAATTGAAGCGCGCAGTTGTGAGCGCTTTAGATTACTTTCAGAAGAATTAGAAGACAAAGAACTTGCAGAGTTCTACCACAAGCTTATGGTAAGTGAAGCGGGTCATTACACCATGTTCTTGCAATTTGCTAGACAATACGGAAATCGTACAGAAGTAGATAAAAAATGGCAGGAGTTACTGGATTATGAGTCTGGAATAATGAAAAATCTAGGAAATAAAGAAAGTATTCACGGATAA
- a CDS encoding EboA domain-containing protein gives MELTKLDQELQSLLNRNLDAATDSWLQSKLEQIVGSSSTKDLYMTYSLLASKIDSDAVLNLSSDTDEVTQYLRTQNATTLQIARIYLLIKVLKADSDFFVPKVANLIQVADTGELETFLKYLVLLPDAENYKQTAVEALRTNIATIFEAISMQNPYPAKYFNDQQWNQMFLKAAFMQLDLSTILSIDERANKDLTRIISDYAHERWAASREIEPLFWRPVAAFLDENLLKDIERLFASENPIENKVAALCCYTSEKPMAKELLAKHPELKAQVANENITWKNIKD, from the coding sequence ATGGAATTAACCAAATTAGACCAAGAGCTTCAGTCTTTATTGAATAGGAATTTAGACGCTGCCACAGATTCATGGTTACAATCAAAATTAGAGCAAATCGTTGGCTCAAGTTCTACAAAGGACCTTTATATGACTTATAGCCTCTTGGCTAGTAAAATTGATTCAGACGCAGTTTTGAATCTGAGTTCAGATACGGATGAAGTAACCCAATATTTGCGAACGCAGAATGCCACGACTCTTCAGATAGCTCGGATTTATCTTTTGATAAAGGTATTGAAGGCAGACTCAGATTTCTTTGTACCTAAAGTGGCTAACTTAATTCAGGTTGCAGATACCGGGGAGCTTGAAACTTTTCTAAAGTATCTTGTTCTGTTACCTGATGCCGAAAATTATAAGCAGACTGCAGTAGAAGCATTACGTACGAACATTGCCACAATATTCGAGGCGATAAGCATGCAGAATCCGTATCCGGCAAAATACTTTAATGATCAACAATGGAACCAAATGTTTCTTAAGGCCGCTTTTATGCAGTTAGACCTTTCGACCATTTTAAGTATTGATGAGCGAGCGAATAAGGATTTGACACGTATTATATCTGACTATGCACATGAACGATGGGCAGCGTCACGAGAAATAGAACCATTATTTTGGAGACCTGTAGCCGCATTTTTAGATGAAAATCTGTTGAAAGATATAGAGCGCTTGTTTGCCAGCGAGAATCCTATTGAAAATAAAGTAGCGGCACTATGTTGTTATACTTCTGAAAAGCCTATGGCTAAGGAATTATTGGCAAAGCATCCCGAGTTGAAAGCTCAAGTAGCGAACGAAAATATTACCTGGAAAAATATAAAAGATTAG
- a CDS encoding TatD family hydrolase has product MEDKMMIIDPHVHMSSRTTDDYEAMAAAGVVAIIEPSFWLGQPRTQVGSFQDYYSSLVGWEPFRASQFGIHHYCTIGLNSKEANNEALAEQVIELLPLYVHKQNVVAIGEIGYDDQTPAEDKYFRMQLEMAKELGMVVQVHTPHRDKKAGTLKSMEVCLEHGLDPSQVVIDHNNEETVKDVLDRGFIAAFTIYPKTKMGNERMVEVVKKYGSANIIVDSSADWGVSDPLAVPKTANLMLKRGIAREDVVKTCYQNALDIFGTNGKMKEEHWLNPKGINQAQLYNDNSVLRGQEPRVDSDQIK; this is encoded by the coding sequence ATGGAAGATAAAATGATGATAATCGACCCGCATGTACATATGTCATCGCGAACCACAGACGATTATGAAGCTATGGCCGCAGCCGGGGTTGTTGCAATAATAGAACCTTCTTTTTGGTTAGGACAACCAAGAACTCAAGTAGGTTCTTTTCAAGATTATTACAGTAGTTTAGTTGGTTGGGAGCCTTTTAGAGCTAGTCAATTTGGTATTCATCACTATTGTACAATTGGTTTAAACTCTAAGGAGGCAAACAATGAAGCTTTGGCGGAACAGGTTATTGAACTTTTGCCTCTATACGTCCATAAACAGAATGTTGTTGCCATTGGCGAGATAGGTTATGATGACCAAACCCCAGCGGAAGACAAGTATTTCCGTATGCAGCTAGAGATGGCTAAAGAATTGGGTATGGTCGTTCAAGTACACACGCCTCACCGTGATAAAAAAGCAGGTACTTTAAAAAGTATGGAGGTTTGTTTAGAGCATGGTTTGGATCCATCGCAAGTGGTAATTGATCATAATAACGAAGAAACGGTTAAAGACGTTTTGGATAGAGGTTTTATTGCTGCATTTACTATTTACCCAAAAACAAAAATGGGTAACGAACGAATGGTAGAGGTCGTTAAAAAATACGGTAGTGCTAATATTATTGTAGATAGCTCTGCAGATTGGGGTGTTAGTGATCCTTTAGCAGTGCCAAAAACCGCAAACCTTATGCTAAAAAGAGGGATTGCAAGAGAAGACGTTGTTAAAACCTGTTACCAGAATGCGTTAGATATTTTTGGTACAAATGGCAAGATGAAAGAAGAGCACTGGTTGAATCCAAAAGGTATTAACCAAGCCCAACTTTATAATGATAATAGCGTTCTAAGGGGGCAAGAGCCTAGAGTAGATTCTGATCAGATTAAATAA
- the eboC gene encoding UbiA-like protein EboC (EboC, a homolog the polyprenyltransferase UbiA, belongs to system of proteins involved in the trafficking of precursor metabolites to an extracytoplasmic compartment so that the biosynthesis of certain natural products, such as scytonemin, can be completed.) — MNRTFLGYARLARPANLPTAAADILAGVAIGGAFMGGIQDGFIESSLLLNILYLVFSSVFLYAGGVILNDVFDFELDQVERPERPIPSGIVSFNSAALYGGLTLVIGVLLAFLVSRTSGIVAVALALAILLYDAIAKKYDFFGPLSMGLCRGINLLLGMSILGNFNSWFMAIIPIVYIFAITLISRGEVHGKNKNHIVLAGVLYGTVILAVATMAFLHTDALLFPLLFLVLFAFTVFRPLIKAHSVNSPDNIKKAVMAGVIALILLDSSIAVAFFDWWYGLIILALLPVSKGLSKVFAVT, encoded by the coding sequence ATGAATCGCACGTTTCTTGGTTATGCGCGATTGGCAAGACCTGCTAATTTACCCACAGCTGCCGCCGATATTTTGGCAGGTGTGGCTATTGGAGGTGCTTTTATGGGGGGCATTCAAGACGGTTTTATAGAGTCTAGTCTTTTACTAAATATTCTGTACTTAGTATTTTCATCGGTGTTTCTTTATGCCGGCGGGGTTATTCTTAATGATGTCTTTGACTTTGAGCTTGATCAGGTAGAACGTCCTGAGCGACCTATTCCTAGCGGTATAGTTTCGTTCAATTCGGCTGCTCTGTATGGCGGGTTAACCTTAGTTATTGGGGTGTTATTAGCTTTTTTGGTCTCAAGAACTTCTGGTATAGTAGCCGTAGCACTTGCTTTGGCAATTCTTTTATACGATGCAATCGCTAAAAAGTATGATTTTTTTGGTCCGTTAAGTATGGGTTTGTGTAGAGGTATAAATTTGCTGTTGGGCATGTCTATTTTAGGTAATTTCAATTCTTGGTTTATGGCCATTATTCCAATCGTATATATCTTTGCTATTACGCTGATAAGCAGAGGGGAAGTACATGGGAAAAACAAAAATCACATTGTGTTGGCAGGAGTGTTGTACGGCACAGTTATTTTAGCTGTAGCAACTATGGCCTTTTTACATACGGATGCCCTTTTATTTCCGTTATTGTTTTTAGTATTGTTTGCGTTCACGGTTTTTAGACCTTTAATAAAGGCACACTCCGTAAACTCACCAGATAATATTAAAAAAGCTGTTATGGCAGGTGTCATAGCATTAATCTTATTGGATTCATCTATCGCCGTTGCATTTTTCGACTGGTGGTATGGATTAATTATATTGGCATTACTGCCTGTTTCAAAAGGCTTATCTAAAGTGTTTGCCGTTACCTAA